One Littorina saxatilis isolate snail1 linkage group LG14, US_GU_Lsax_2.0, whole genome shotgun sequence genomic region harbors:
- the LOC138947505 gene encoding uncharacterized protein isoform X1, translated as MVLRSTRLLSVLSNQDIVTCFNSMFLCWWIVWISVFPEYLEIIFRNMPPRRAASRRVAEVTRAAAGRPRASNQTASQRQPGGFESATAGGEESATALAAVLAELRRLGERQETCQVAIVSLQKDNQRLQEAVSGDREAIASTSGSMTTGTSNSTLSGSVANLVNTITGTEYGEPSRGLILVE; from the exons ATGGTTCTTCGATCAACACGATTGTTGAGTGTTCTGTCAAATCAAGATATCGTGACATGTTTCAAcagtatgtttctgtgttggtGGATAGTATGGATCAGTGTTTTTCCAGAGTACTTGGAAATAATTTTCAG GAATATGCCTCCCAGGAGGGCAGCGTCAAGGCGGGTAGCCGAAGTGACCCGAGCCGCTGCAGGTCGGCCGAGGGCCAGCAACCAGACAGCCTCGCAGCGACAACCCGGTGGGTTTGAGTCAGCCACAGCAGGAGGGGAAGAAAGCGCCACTGCTTTGGCCGCGGTATTGGCAGAACTACGCAGGCTGGGGGAGCGGCAAGAGACCTGCCAAGTGGCCATTGTCTCGCTCCAGAAAGACAACCAACGTCTGCAAGAAGCTGTTTCGGGTGATCGTGAGGCCATCGCCTCAACATCGGGATCGATGACAACCGGTACCAGCAATTCTACCCTGTCTGGCTCGGTTGCCAACCTGGTCAACACAATCACAG GCACAGAGTACGGGGAGCCATCCCGCGGGTTGATCCTGGTGGAGTAG